The following are from one region of the Phycisphaerae bacterium genome:
- the groES gene encoding co-chaperone GroES — MAKLNITPLDDRIVVQQHEAEEKTAGGIVLPDNAKEKPTRGTVMATGPGKMLDSGNRAKLSVRIGDEVFYGKYSGTEVSLDGKKYTVLREHDVLAVIEK, encoded by the coding sequence ATGGCGAAGTTGAATATCACTCCGTTGGATGATCGCATCGTGGTGCAGCAGCATGAGGCCGAAGAGAAAACGGCCGGCGGCATTGTTCTGCCGGACAACGCGAAGGAAAAGCCGACGCGCGGAACGGTCATGGCGACGGGTCCCGGGAAGATGCTCGATTCGGGCAATCGTGCGAAGCTGTCGGTCCGCATCGGCGACGAGGTGTTTTACGGAAAGTATTCCGGCACGGAAGTGTCACTGGACGGTAAGAAGTACACGGTGCTCCGTGAGCACGACGTGCTGGCGGTGATTGAGAAGTAA
- the groL gene encoding chaperonin GroEL (60 kDa chaperone family; promotes refolding of misfolded polypeptides especially under stressful conditions; forms two stacked rings of heptamers to form a barrel-shaped 14mer; ends can be capped by GroES; misfolded proteins enter the barrel where they are refolded when GroES binds): MAAKQMMFDHSAAENVVAGLSKLAAAVKVTLGPTGRNVLLQKSWGSPRVTKDGVSVSKEIELPQPFENMGAKMVNEAASKTSDIAGDGTTTAVVLAEAIFKEGLKNVAAGANPMLLKRGIDRAVDVAVEQIKKMSTPVKGSSDIAKVGTVSANGDVEIGAMLAEAMEQVGKEGVVSIEEGKSFETEKKVVEGMQFDKGYISPYFITDTSEMQCVLEDAYVLIYEKKISSVRDIVPLLEKVVTSSKPLLILAEDVDGEALAALVVNRLRGILKVCAVKAPGFGDRRKAMLEDIAVITNGEFISEDRGLKLDSIELNQLGRAKKIIVEKENTTIIEGSGKKSDVTARANQIRAQIERTTSDYDREKLQERLAKLTGGVAVIRVGGATEIEVKERKDLVDDAFHATRAAVEEGVVPGGGVALLRCIDPIKSAAKKVDGDEQTGMMIVSRALRYPTRQIAENGGKDGSVVVEQILEQSGSYGYDARKDAYCDMIKAGIIDPAKVVRSALQNAASVAGTLLMSNVMVTELKDKDKDHAIPGSIR; encoded by the coding sequence ATGGCAGCAAAGCAGATGATGTTTGACCATTCGGCCGCCGAGAACGTGGTCGCCGGTCTTTCCAAGTTGGCGGCGGCGGTGAAAGTGACGCTGGGTCCGACCGGCCGCAACGTGTTGCTACAGAAGTCCTGGGGTTCGCCCCGGGTGACGAAGGACGGCGTTTCGGTTTCGAAGGAAATCGAACTGCCCCAGCCGTTCGAGAACATGGGCGCCAAGATGGTGAACGAGGCCGCGAGCAAGACCTCGGACATTGCCGGCGACGGCACGACGACGGCCGTTGTGCTGGCCGAAGCCATCTTCAAGGAAGGCCTCAAGAATGTGGCGGCCGGGGCAAACCCGATGCTCCTGAAGCGTGGCATTGATCGTGCGGTCGATGTTGCGGTTGAGCAGATCAAGAAGATGTCGACTCCTGTGAAGGGATCAAGCGACATTGCGAAGGTTGGTACTGTCAGTGCGAATGGCGATGTGGAAATCGGCGCCATGCTGGCCGAGGCGATGGAGCAGGTCGGCAAGGAGGGCGTCGTCTCAATTGAAGAAGGCAAGAGCTTCGAGACCGAGAAGAAGGTCGTCGAGGGCATGCAGTTTGATAAGGGCTACATCTCTCCCTACTTCATCACGGACACGAGCGAAATGCAGTGCGTGCTTGAAGACGCGTACGTGCTCATCTACGAAAAGAAGATAAGCAGCGTTCGCGATATCGTTCCGCTGCTGGAGAAGGTCGTTACATCATCGAAGCCGCTGCTCATTCTGGCGGAGGATGTCGATGGCGAAGCACTGGCCGCCCTCGTCGTGAATCGGCTTCGCGGCATTCTGAAGGTCTGTGCCGTCAAGGCTCCCGGCTTCGGTGATCGGCGCAAGGCCATGTTGGAGGACATCGCTGTCATTACAAACGGCGAATTCATCAGCGAGGATCGGGGCTTGAAGCTGGACAGCATCGAGCTGAACCAGCTCGGACGGGCCAAGAAGATCATCGTCGAGAAGGAGAATACGACGATCATCGAAGGCAGCGGCAAGAAGTCGGACGTGACGGCACGGGCGAACCAGATTCGTGCGCAAATCGAGCGCACCACGAGCGACTACGATCGCGAGAAGCTACAGGAGCGTCTGGCCAAGCTCACGGGCGGCGTTGCGGTCATTCGGGTTGGCGGCGCCACCGAGATCGAGGTGAAGGAGCGCAAGGACCTGGTCGATGACGCGTTTCATGCGACGCGAGCGGCGGTTGAGGAGGGTGTGGTGCCGGGCGGCGGCGTGGCTCTGCTTCGCTGCATCGATCCCATCAAGTCCGCAGCCAAGAAGGTGGACGGCGATGAGCAGACCGGCATGATGATTGTCTCGCGGGCGCTGAGGTATCCGACGCGACAGATCGCCGAGAACGGCGGCAAGGATGGTTCGGTCGTCGTCGAGCAGATTCTTGAACAGTCGGGCAGCTATGGGTACGACGCCCGGAAGGACGCGTACTGCGACATGATCAAGGCCGGCATCATTGATCCGGCGAAGGTCGTCCGCTCGGCGTTGCAGAATGCGGCAAGCGTGGCAGGCACGCTGCTGATGAGCAATGTGATGGTCACGGAACTGAAGGACAAAGACAAGGATCATGCGATTCCTGGTTCGATCCGATAA
- the dnaJ gene encoding molecular chaperone DnaJ: protein MNVAEKRDYYEVLEIGRDASPDEIKRAFRKAAMKYHPDRSSSDPGADEKFKEASEAYEVLSDPERRTRYDRHGHAGLSGVAGHDFSRMNPNDIFSIFGDIFGDVFGGGRRASRGVDLQTEIVLKLEDVAQATERQIEFTRNDYCDTCAGKGAEPGSKVVACDTCGGYGQVERTSGGGFFSTRVVTACPVCHGRGKSITKPCKSCSGSGRMPKRRVVTVKIPAGIHDGQAIRLRGEGEPGDDGTSRGDLHCYVSVKEHPFLQRHGNDLLCELPISFSQAALGAKIEVPTLRGRHEVVIPAGTQHGELIRLHRMGLPDIRNGRLGDQAVRVLIEIPRKLNARQEELLREFAQTEDARVMPNSRGFFDKLKDFFDGRTG from the coding sequence ATGAACGTGGCGGAAAAGCGCGATTACTACGAAGTGCTCGAAATCGGCCGCGACGCGTCGCCGGATGAGATCAAGCGCGCCTTTCGCAAGGCGGCAATGAAGTATCATCCGGACCGCAGTTCGTCGGATCCCGGAGCGGACGAAAAATTCAAGGAGGCCTCGGAAGCCTACGAGGTGCTCTCCGATCCTGAACGCCGCACGCGATACGATCGACATGGACATGCCGGTCTGAGCGGTGTTGCGGGTCACGATTTTTCGCGGATGAACCCCAACGATATCTTCAGCATCTTCGGGGACATCTTCGGGGACGTGTTTGGGGGCGGCCGTCGTGCTTCGCGCGGCGTCGATCTGCAAACGGAGATCGTGCTGAAGCTCGAGGACGTCGCCCAGGCGACCGAACGCCAGATCGAATTCACCCGAAATGACTACTGCGACACATGCGCCGGCAAGGGCGCCGAGCCGGGCAGCAAGGTTGTCGCGTGTGACACATGCGGCGGATATGGCCAGGTCGAGCGAACGAGCGGCGGCGGGTTTTTCTCGACGCGCGTAGTGACGGCTTGTCCTGTGTGTCATGGTCGTGGCAAGTCGATCACGAAGCCCTGCAAGAGTTGCAGTGGTTCCGGGCGGATGCCGAAGCGGCGCGTGGTGACGGTCAAGATTCCCGCCGGCATTCATGACGGTCAGGCGATTCGACTGCGTGGCGAGGGCGAGCCCGGCGATGACGGGACCTCTCGCGGCGATCTTCACTGTTATGTCAGTGTGAAGGAGCATCCATTCCTTCAGCGACATGGCAATGACCTCCTGTGCGAATTGCCGATCAGTTTTTCGCAGGCCGCACTCGGCGCGAAGATCGAAGTTCCGACGCTCAGGGGGCGCCACGAGGTGGTGATTCCCGCGGGCACGCAGCACGGCGAGCTGATCCGTCTGCATCGCATGGGGCTGCCGGACATTCGCAACGGACGGCTCGGTGATCAGGCGGTGCGCGTGCTGATTGAAATTCCGCGCAAGTTGAATGCACGACAGGAGGAATTGCTCCGGGAATTTGCTCAGACGGAAGATGCTCGCGTGATGCCGAACAGCCGCGGGTTCTTCGACAAATTGAAGGATTTCTTTGACGGTCGCACCGGTTGA
- a CDS encoding nucleotide exchange factor GrpE → MGDQTEDNMARNGLEELEGTTSNGRPDGVVSDDGAPIGSGVAAGPEDEKAALVRERDELKDKLLRAQAECANIAKRLNQQHATSLRHASSGFARSMLPILDGLERTLQSLEPADRNDPIYEGVMLLRDEFIKALRSNAVEPIESVGRPFDPAFHEALMQDTNSDLSSGTVSQEFERGYKLHDRVLRHAKVAVSAKPREGDGVDDGVETVLKS, encoded by the coding sequence ATGGGAGACCAGACAGAAGACAACATGGCACGCAACGGCCTTGAAGAACTTGAAGGCACGACCTCAAACGGGCGTCCGGATGGTGTCGTGTCGGACGACGGCGCGCCGATCGGTTCCGGCGTCGCAGCCGGGCCGGAAGATGAGAAAGCCGCACTGGTGCGCGAGCGAGACGAACTGAAGGACAAGCTCCTGAGAGCGCAGGCGGAGTGCGCGAATATCGCGAAGCGCCTCAATCAGCAACATGCGACTTCGCTGCGACATGCGTCGTCCGGCTTCGCTCGAAGCATGCTGCCCATTCTGGACGGCCTGGAGCGCACGCTGCAAAGCCTTGAGCCAGCTGATCGGAACGATCCGATTTACGAGGGCGTCATGCTGCTTCGTGACGAATTCATCAAGGCGCTTCGCTCGAACGCAGTGGAGCCGATTGAGTCGGTCGGTCGCCCGTTCGATCCCGCATTTCACGAAGCGCTCATGCAGGATACAAATTCAGATCTGTCTTCCGGCACGGTCTCCCAGGAATTCGAACGCGGTTACAAATTGCATGATCGCGTTCTTCGGCATGCGAAAGTCGCCGTTTCGGCAAAGCCTCGCGAAGGCGACGGCGTTGACGATGGCGTCGAGACCGTGTTGAAGTCGTGA
- a CDS encoding zinc ribbon domain-containing protein yields MPTYEYQCEECGSVFDVFQSIKASPLKKAECETCGKLRRVSRLIGTGAAVIFKGAGFYQTDYRSESYRKAAKSDSEAGSGQSAEKSGSDAKSTSESNSAGASSSGAKSAESKAPKPGGGKPGKQSKSSK; encoded by the coding sequence ATGCCGACGTACGAGTATCAGTGCGAGGAATGTGGTTCCGTGTTCGACGTGTTTCAGTCGATCAAGGCATCCCCCCTCAAGAAAGCGGAGTGTGAAACCTGCGGCAAGTTGCGCCGGGTCAGTCGATTGATCGGCACCGGAGCGGCCGTGATTTTCAAGGGGGCGGGATTCTATCAGACCGACTATCGGAGCGAAAGCTATCGCAAGGCCGCGAAGTCAGACTCTGAAGCCGGTTCGGGCCAATCGGCGGAAAAGAGCGGCTCCGACGCCAAGTCAACATCGGAATCCAACTCCGCCGGGGCCTCGTCATCCGGCGCGAAATCCGCTGAATCAAAGGCGCCCAAACCCGGTGGTGGCAAGCCGGGCAAGCAATCCAAATCTTCCAAATGA
- a CDS encoding PilZ domain-containing protein, giving the protein MTQTAPTPIAHIMEREIQRFVERAAKISSSALYRNRRASTRYHRAVPILYARLDAGAHHDESATLQDVSSDGLAFYCDHGLSVGSILAVKLFWSDTEAHRVPAIVRHCTITQQGFLIGAEFAVNHPDACRLIESQPPSWYG; this is encoded by the coding sequence ATGACCCAGACGGCCCCAACTCCGATTGCGCACATCATGGAACGCGAGATTCAACGTTTTGTCGAACGCGCGGCAAAAATCTCGAGCAGCGCGCTTTATCGAAACCGCCGAGCGTCCACGCGATATCATCGCGCTGTGCCCATCCTGTACGCGCGTCTCGATGCCGGCGCTCATCATGACGAATCCGCCACACTCCAGGATGTCTCCAGCGACGGCCTGGCGTTCTACTGCGATCACGGCCTGAGCGTCGGTTCGATTCTGGCGGTGAAGTTGTTCTGGTCTGACACCGAAGCGCACCGGGTGCCGGCGATCGTCCGACACTGCACGATCACTCAACAGGGATTCCTGATCGGCGCGGAGTTCGCCGTCAACCACCCGGATGCGTGCCGCCTGATAGAATCCCAGCCGCCCAGTTGGTACGGATGA
- a CDS encoding adenylate/guanylate cyclase domain-containing protein, translated as MSDRDRESPAAYLQDRPVLSRSGAWVCVVVGPLATAIIAIWLCNLPGISRLEGATLDWRFQSRSPRSSTTKLVIIEVDEDSRRELKHDGLVFNLREHLAKAIDHLAEAGALVVGLDIWLEDRTTPEVDDALATAIARSNVVVATVYSDGGVIRAADLFLEAGAVEGVISVEPDPGDNVLRRVNPCLFLDVLVDGRLSESSRLAHFPLSLALFAVLDQDDHAAISFSDDRALVGPHQLRAGELVDYVAVKRGGDGDAFRWQTMSLADAVLARFDSKLIDGAIVIIGESRMVSDSFRTPLSSEPTPGIYYHANVVAQILEDRHLDDSWCRPSSAEALAGGSAWAAGILAWIPLVYGRRRGRWIQAAWFAVLSAGLLPGLWIAMAHWAFDQSIVVPMVGPLLGIVVALAVAYGARWILVSMEAGRLAERARRIERLFSRSVSSRVLEAIKANPERIAATEVRDVTILFCDLRDYTRQTYDMPPMRVAAMLNEYYEYITSAVFEEDGFLDKFVGDAMMAVFSAPIEQPDHAARAVRAAMGLKARLLELNAHRTSRGEAALSCGIGLHSGPAALGHVGSAERSNYTVVGATVNLASRIEGHTRGGEILASQALFDRLDPSFQKRARPFGMVELRGATGKHALYEIVIPA; from the coding sequence TTGAGCGATCGGGATCGCGAAAGTCCGGCAGCCTATCTTCAGGATCGCCCGGTTCTTTCGCGGTCGGGGGCGTGGGTCTGCGTCGTCGTGGGGCCGCTGGCGACGGCGATCATTGCGATCTGGCTGTGCAATCTTCCGGGAATCTCCCGGCTGGAAGGCGCGACGCTGGACTGGCGATTCCAATCTCGCAGCCCGCGCAGTTCCACCACAAAACTGGTCATCATTGAAGTGGATGAGGACAGCCGGCGTGAATTGAAGCACGACGGTCTGGTTTTCAATTTGCGGGAACATCTTGCGAAGGCGATCGACCATCTTGCGGAGGCCGGGGCACTCGTGGTCGGGCTGGATATCTGGCTTGAGGATCGGACGACGCCGGAAGTCGACGATGCGCTGGCGACAGCCATCGCTCGTTCGAATGTGGTGGTTGCGACGGTTTACAGCGATGGCGGCGTGATTCGTGCCGCCGATCTTTTTCTCGAAGCGGGCGCAGTCGAGGGAGTGATTTCGGTTGAGCCGGATCCAGGCGATAACGTGCTTCGGCGTGTGAATCCTTGCCTATTTCTGGATGTGCTGGTTGATGGCAGGCTTTCGGAGTCGTCGCGCCTTGCTCATTTCCCGCTGTCGCTTGCCTTGTTTGCGGTTCTGGATCAGGACGACCATGCGGCGATCTCGTTCAGTGATGATCGGGCGCTTGTCGGCCCGCATCAACTGCGGGCCGGCGAACTGGTGGACTACGTCGCGGTGAAGCGAGGCGGTGATGGGGACGCTTTTCGGTGGCAGACCATGTCTCTCGCGGATGCGGTGCTGGCGCGATTTGATTCGAAATTGATAGATGGGGCGATCGTGATCATCGGTGAGTCAAGAATGGTGTCTGATTCGTTCAGGACCCCGTTGTCGTCGGAGCCGACGCCCGGCATCTATTACCATGCCAATGTAGTGGCACAGATACTCGAAGACCGGCATCTCGACGATTCATGGTGCAGGCCGTCGTCGGCCGAAGCGCTGGCCGGCGGTTCGGCGTGGGCGGCCGGAATTTTGGCGTGGATTCCGCTGGTTTATGGACGACGGCGCGGCCGATGGATTCAAGCTGCGTGGTTCGCCGTCCTAAGCGCGGGCCTTCTGCCGGGTCTTTGGATCGCGATGGCTCACTGGGCGTTTGATCAATCAATCGTGGTGCCGATGGTCGGTCCACTGCTGGGTATTGTCGTGGCGCTGGCAGTGGCTTACGGGGCGCGGTGGATTCTGGTTTCAATGGAGGCCGGGCGGCTGGCTGAGCGTGCCCGTCGCATTGAACGGTTGTTCAGCCGCAGCGTGTCCTCGCGGGTGCTGGAGGCAATCAAGGCGAATCCCGAGCGAATCGCGGCCACCGAGGTCCGCGACGTGACGATCCTGTTCTGTGACCTGCGCGATTACACCAGACAGACGTACGACATGCCGCCGATGCGGGTGGCCGCGATGCTGAACGAGTATTACGAATATATCACGTCGGCCGTCTTCGAAGAGGACGGTTTTCTGGATAAGTTCGTGGGTGACGCGATGATGGCGGTTTTTTCAGCGCCGATTGAGCAGCCGGATCATGCGGCGCGCGCGGTCCGTGCGGCGATGGGGCTCAAGGCACGGCTGCTGGAACTCAATGCACATCGCACCTCGCGCGGCGAAGCCGCGTTGTCGTGCGGCATCGGGCTGCATTCGGGGCCTGCAGCGCTGGGGCATGTCGGGAGCGCGGAACGTTCGAACTATACGGTCGTCGGCGCGACGGTGAATCTCGCGTCGCGCATCGAGGGGCACACGCGCGGCGGAGAGATTCTGGCCAGTCAGGCTTTGTTCGATCGGCTGGATCCGTCGTTTCAGAAACGGGCCCGGCCGTTCGGCATGGTGGAACTACGCGGGGCGACCGGCAAACATGCGCTGTATGAAATTGTGATCCCAGCCTGA
- a CDS encoding amidohydrolase family protein, with translation MKWKPRTGLVCSAVALTALLGLFGAATERLGASVHDDPVSGRDEFASALAEDEPATTQAATEPADGVEQPVVAVESNEPTTQPSSAPAAERGGRRDRGGRGGGDSASQPTLIISNGRILTMDAENRVINGTVTIRDGQIATVSEGGGGAMGGGRRPNPFLTIVDAKGRYVTPGLVDAWSSAGVTAGGPSGGGKASLDVRDAIDGFRTSMFSEAIKQGVTALCVEPSGRSGVAGLAALVRLQDLSDPGALTTEHTCLVIRVGMGRVGPFARLGEMKSLRELFRSAKEYREGWEEYDEALEKYEKDLKSGKTVKLSDDAKPAGPKTTEKPEPPPSGPEPRRGRRPRPPRDDSHEGHDHGPVEVGDGDSIPNAPRCPQHPWVIVVCCCPEDHSGEANCEHDHPETPELPSWLTLDVEPGKTADKKDGKKGDEFKKPDKPARDPDQEVLVKALKRELRVRFEVHRPADILNVIDIAKEFNLDATISGGSGAGWVAEHLAAAEYPVLLSEFIPSASVDLTHTRDLSSHNVGRLRDAGVTLVIGSGAVEGGSRSAYLAQNAALAAGQGLPMQSALRAITIDAARLCGVADRIGSIEKGKAGDVVIWKGHPLAPDSVVEYVFVGGKRVYPSAP, from the coding sequence GTGAAGTGGAAGCCTCGCACAGGTCTGGTTTGCTCCGCTGTCGCATTGACCGCGCTACTCGGATTGTTCGGCGCGGCCACCGAACGCCTCGGCGCGTCTGTGCATGACGATCCTGTAAGTGGCCGTGACGAGTTTGCATCCGCGCTCGCTGAAGACGAACCAGCGACCACGCAGGCAGCCACCGAGCCGGCTGACGGAGTCGAGCAACCGGTCGTCGCCGTTGAATCCAACGAACCGACCACTCAGCCATCGTCAGCGCCGGCGGCGGAGCGTGGCGGGCGACGTGATCGCGGCGGACGTGGCGGGGGCGATTCGGCTTCCCAGCCCACCCTCATCATCAGCAACGGCCGAATCCTGACCATGGATGCCGAGAATCGCGTGATCAACGGTACTGTCACGATCCGCGATGGCCAGATCGCCACGGTGTCCGAGGGCGGCGGCGGCGCGATGGGTGGGGGGCGACGACCGAATCCATTTCTAACGATCGTTGACGCCAAGGGCCGCTATGTGACTCCCGGTTTGGTGGACGCGTGGAGTTCGGCCGGTGTAACGGCGGGTGGTCCATCGGGTGGGGGAAAGGCGTCGCTGGATGTTCGCGACGCGATCGATGGTTTTCGCACGAGTATGTTCAGCGAAGCCATTAAGCAGGGCGTTACCGCTTTGTGTGTCGAGCCATCTGGGCGGAGCGGTGTCGCGGGACTGGCCGCGTTGGTTCGTCTTCAGGATCTGAGCGATCCAGGCGCATTGACAACAGAACACACCTGTCTGGTGATTCGCGTCGGCATGGGCCGCGTCGGGCCTTTTGCGCGGCTCGGGGAGATGAAATCGCTCCGCGAGTTGTTCCGCAGCGCAAAAGAGTATCGCGAGGGATGGGAAGAGTATGACGAGGCGTTGGAGAAATACGAGAAGGACTTGAAGTCCGGCAAAACGGTGAAACTGTCGGATGATGCCAAGCCCGCCGGACCAAAAACCACCGAGAAGCCTGAGCCTCCGCCATCCGGTCCCGAACCTCGCCGAGGCCGGCGACCGCGTCCACCGCGAGACGATTCGCACGAGGGCCATGATCACGGTCCGGTCGAAGTCGGCGACGGTGATTCGATTCCGAATGCGCCACGATGCCCGCAGCATCCTTGGGTGATTGTCGTGTGCTGCTGTCCGGAGGATCACAGCGGAGAGGCGAACTGCGAGCATGATCATCCTGAGACGCCTGAATTGCCCTCTTGGCTGACGCTTGATGTCGAGCCGGGAAAAACAGCGGATAAGAAGGATGGCAAGAAGGGCGACGAATTTAAGAAACCGGACAAGCCGGCCCGCGATCCGGATCAGGAAGTGCTGGTCAAGGCCTTGAAGCGCGAACTTCGCGTACGGTTCGAGGTGCACCGCCCCGCCGATATCCTGAACGTGATCGACATCGCAAAGGAATTCAACCTGGATGCGACGATCAGCGGCGGATCCGGGGCGGGATGGGTCGCGGAGCATCTGGCTGCCGCCGAATATCCCGTGCTTTTGTCCGAGTTCATTCCGAGTGCATCGGTTGATTTGACGCACACGCGCGATCTGTCGTCACACAATGTCGGCCGCCTTCGCGACGCCGGCGTGACACTTGTGATCGGCAGCGGTGCGGTTGAGGGTGGGTCGAGATCCGCTTACCTGGCTCAGAACGCCGCGCTGGCGGCGGGCCAGGGCCTTCCTATGCAGTCCGCCCTTCGGGCGATCACGATCGATGCAGCGCGACTATGTGGGGTTGCCGATCGAATTGGAAGCATTGAAAAGGGAAAAGCCGGCGATGTCGTCATCTGGAAAGGGCACCCGCTCGCGCCTGATTCAGTCGTTGAGTACGTCTTTGTCGGCGGCAAGCGGGTGTATCCATCGGCGCCGTGA
- a CDS encoding amidohydrolase family protein — protein sequence MGKYLVTLVAVLSCLVSASFAEELTYSVRAKGYLDPDGELVKNVTLVVQDGRIKKIGKRVQPPDGAVVLDRSTSFIGPGLIDIHVMLGTMGRTGESSRAIEPNAHAVDLVNASHPDFLRAASAGVTTVVLSPSSVNIVGGATYVLKTGDGEASSRQLGDGPLYLSFASRAFAADRTPTSLQGALDELRRRLVSTRGDQKDESAFAKWARSERAAFVEVDDAAAMSSLARFAKEEGLKCIPVHANYAAERLEDARSFNQPIVLGVYEFSDPFRFTRAPAILESVGVPVALTSQPPRYAPELLRVGAAIAMRQGLSRKAALASITTIPAEILGLQQRIGKIAPGMDADFVLYDGDPMRLSSRIEAVFIGGRMVYSRKHTNSESEVVR from the coding sequence TTGGGTAAGTATCTTGTAACGCTTGTCGCGGTACTCTCGTGTCTGGTCTCTGCGTCATTCGCCGAGGAATTGACGTATTCGGTTCGGGCCAAGGGCTATCTCGATCCTGACGGCGAATTGGTAAAAAACGTCACACTCGTCGTACAGGACGGTCGAATCAAGAAAATCGGAAAGCGTGTTCAGCCGCCCGATGGCGCGGTTGTTCTCGATCGTTCGACCAGCTTCATCGGCCCCGGGTTGATCGACATACACGTGATGCTGGGCACGATGGGACGCACCGGCGAGTCGTCCCGCGCGATCGAGCCGAACGCACACGCCGTGGACCTTGTGAACGCGAGCCATCCTGACTTTCTCAGGGCGGCGTCGGCTGGTGTGACAACGGTTGTTTTGTCGCCATCAAGTGTGAACATTGTCGGCGGTGCGACTTACGTGCTGAAGACCGGCGACGGTGAGGCATCATCGCGGCAACTTGGCGATGGTCCGCTTTATCTGTCATTTGCGTCACGAGCTTTCGCTGCCGATCGAACACCGACGTCGCTTCAGGGCGCCTTGGATGAACTGCGACGCCGACTTGTTTCGACGCGCGGTGACCAGAAAGACGAATCAGCGTTCGCGAAGTGGGCCAGGTCGGAGCGAGCGGCGTTTGTCGAAGTGGACGACGCGGCCGCAATGTCGTCGCTCGCACGTTTTGCGAAAGAGGAGGGCTTGAAGTGCATTCCGGTTCATGCGAATTATGCCGCCGAGCGGCTTGAGGATGCCAGGTCCTTCAATCAGCCGATCGTACTGGGCGTCTACGAATTCAGCGATCCGTTTCGGTTCACGCGTGCTCCGGCGATTCTCGAATCGGTTGGCGTGCCGGTGGCGTTAACGAGTCAGCCGCCGAGGTACGCGCCGGAACTGCTGCGGGTCGGAGCGGCCATCGCGATGCGCCAGGGGCTTTCCAGGAAGGCGGCGCTGGCTTCCATCACGACCATTCCGGCGGAGATTCTGGGATTGCAGCAACGCATCGGGAAAATCGCGCCGGGCATGGACGCGGACTTTGTTCTCTATGACGGAGATCCGATGCGTTTGAGCTCTCGCATTGAAGCGGTCTTTATCGGGGGCCGCATGGTTTACTCGCGCAAGCACACCAACTCGGAATCGGAGGTGGTTCGGTGA